The nucleotide sequence ATGTGATCGGCGCGCTGCCTGAAGCCGTAGTCGCCACTTCAATGGCGCGAGCAGGGAACTCCTCAACCTCTGGCCGTGCCTCGGAGGTCGGCTTTGATgccagcttagctagcgcgtCCGGTCGTTCGTTTTCCTCTCTCGAAACATTAGATAAAGTAAAGTAATGGAACTTGGCGGTTAGGtcccttacccgtgccaggtatctcgccatggttgggtcccgagcttcgtatccaccgctgagctgctcggccacaagctgcgagtcggtgaggacgtgtatcgCGGCTACCTGCATTTCGAGGGCCAGCCTTAGTCCGGCTAGGAGCGCCTCATACTCCGCCTCGTtggtggctttaaacccgaagcggagggaacgctcgaacaAGCGTCCGTCAGGGGCAAGGAGGACCAGTCCCGCGTCGGCACCCCttgagttggccgagccgtccacgtgtagggtccaagcttCGGGGGTTTGCTTGGGGTCTTCGTCCTCCACCTGAGTTaactccgcgatgaagtcggctaccgcctgggcTTTAAGGGCGGTCCGGGGCACGTATCATATATCATGCTCactgagctccaccgcccatttgaggagccgacctgcaacatcaaattttgttaagacctgccGAAGAGGTTGGCCGGTGATTACCTCCACTGGgtgtgcctggaagtaggggcgcaacttccgagtTGAGAGCACCAGGGTGAGCGCGAGTTTTTCTATTGGCGGGTAACGCTCCTCGGGTCtactcaggacgtggctgacatagtagatcaggagttgttggccggagctttccttAATTAGGACAGAGCTGACCGCATGCGGGGAGGCCGCTAAATAGAGTCCCAGCTTCTCACCAGGAGAGATAGAGGCGAGgcgggggaggctggccaggtgctgcttcatttgtttgaaggcctcctcgcattccgatgtccactggaagttcctcgggtttttgagcgccttgaagaacgggaggcagcgatcgcccgaccgggcgaggaagcgagacagggcgACAAGCCTTCCGTTAAGTTGCTACAGGTTTTTAACCGTCCGGGGGGACTGCATGTTGATTATTGCTTGAACCTTctctgggttggcgtcaattcctctcTCGTGTACGATGAACCTGAGGAATTTCCCAGAGGTGACGCCGAAAGCACACTTTGTGGGGTTGCggcgcatgccgaacttgcgcagtGTGGCGAATGCCTCGGCCAAGTCGACAAGGTGCGTTCCGACTTCCGGGCTTTTCACGATCATATCGTCCACGTAgacctccatgttcctcccgatctgatgggcgaacatcttgttcaccgttctCTGGTATGTGGCCCCAGCATTTTTTAACCCGAACGACATTACCTTGTAGAAGTATACCCCCTGATTGGTGAGGAAAGTCGTATGTTCtctgtcttcgggcgccatcctgatctggttgtaccctgaataggcgtccatgaaagaTAGGCGTGCGTGCCCAGCtgttgcgtcgaccagctggtcgatcttcgggagggggtagcagtctttagggcacGCACTGttaagactggtgtagtcaacgcacatcctccagcttccattgtgttttttcacgaggactacattggacaaccactggggatatttggcttcttctatgaagcccgctGCTAGGAGCCGGTCCACCTCTTCTTGTATGGCGCGTTGTCGATCAGGAGCCTGGCGCCGGGGCTTTTGCTTCACTGGGCGAGCGTCGGGTGGGATATTGAGATGATGCTCCGCGACCTCGGGGTCGACACCCGTCATGTCTGATGGGGACCAGGGAAAGATGTCGGCATTCTCCCGTAGGAGCCCGACGAGCCGTTCCTGCTCCCGCTCGGGCAGCTCCGATCCGATCTTGATCGCATGGTCTGGCCGAGCTTCTCGCAAAGGTACGTCAACAgtggatcccctcggctcgggatgaggagccagtttttttttttgtttcccgtTGGTCTTCCAGTGGCGCCTCGGTCCTGGCTTTCTTTCCCAATGAGACGACggtaaggtagcaccgcctggactctcgggggcttcccgtgaATTCCACGACTCCAGCACGGGTTGGGAACTTGATGGTCCAGTAGTAGgttgagacgacggctctgaccttgttgagggtcggccgaccgagtatggcattgtaggcagtgggaaggtcgaccaccaagaAAGTGGTCATCACCGTTTTCGACCTCGGCGGGGTCCCCAGAGTCAAGGGCAAAGTAATAGCTCCCAGGggtgatattgaatctcccgtgaacCCAGTGAGTGTCGAGCACATCGGGCTCAGATTTTCCCTGGCCAAgcccagcttctggaaggcgtcgaagtaaagtatatcggccgagctccctgtgtcgaccatgattctccttacttgcgcgttggctaccctggccgatatcacTAAGGCGTCGTCGTGGTCGGGGTGCTCGGAagctccggttgggaaggtaATCTCGGGCTCGGGCTCGTGTCCCGAGGCTTCGTCAGGAGCGGCTCGGGCATACGCCTTTCTGCCCGACATGGCGCCTCCCCCTGATGCAAGGCCCCCGGCTATCACATTGATGTGCCACTCGACGGGGCCCTCCGGTCGAGGTGACTGCTCCTTGTTCGGTCGGAGATACTGGCCGAGGTGTCCTCTGAGGAtaagctcctcgatttgcctctTCAGCTCGTAGCActgctcagtgtcgtgcccgtgcTGTCGGTGAAATCGGCAATACCTTGAACGGTCTGTGAGCTCCCGCGAGTTCCTCATCGGGTGAGGGTCCttgagcagccccttccccttctcgaGCAGGAATATTTCAGTTCGGGATgaattcaaggcgggaagaggagaCCTTGGTTCGGGTCTGTCTATCCTCCGCCAGGAGGTGGCGGGTTGTAGCTGTCGGGGCGGCTCTGACTTGACCTTTTTGTGATCCTCCCGTTTCCCAGCCATCCAAGTCTGGCGGCGACGAATTGACTGGCACGCTGGAGCATTTCGGGGACCGCGGCGGGGGGCCGctccacgagcgaccagaagaacctggagggccacaggcctgtcatgaatgcccgcatcaagagagaggggtgagcatccgataaTCCGCGGATCTGCGTcgtaaagcggttcacaaaatgggagaggggcttgtcctccttctggttgagcccgaggagcagcGCCATGGACGGCTTCGGTCGGGCGTAGGccaagaagttaagctcgaaatccttggcgagctgatcgaaggaggcGACAGTCCCgggcttcaggccgctgtaccacgcgcgggctggCCCCCACAGAGTCgtcgggaatgccctgcacattaaagcgtcaGAAGTCCCGtacagcgccatctgggcgcggaaagcggccacgtggtccgctgggtcagcggcgccgtcatacgcgtccagcgaggggaggcggaagtgtgGCGGGATCGCCTGCtcttgtatctcgggggtgaacggggatccttggtgtccgtccgccccgagctctccttttgacttgcgaacttcctgttgtacctcgtccagtttttgactgacgaggcgcagctGAGCTCGCAAGGCATTCGTCGAGTCGGCGGTCGGAGCCTCGGGCTCGGGGCGGCTCGCCGTGTCCTCTGCTTCCCGGCTCCCGGGCCGAGTTGTGGGGTTTCGAGGCGAGACAGGAAGCTCTGGAAGTGGTGCGTGAGTCCGGACAGGGGTCTCCCGTTGCTGCGAAGGTCGGGTCGCATGTGGAGGGGTCCGTTGGGAGACGATCGGGACGATAGTCTGCACCATGCTTGTCAGGGCTCGgacctggtgggcgaggtcatgaaaggcctcgggtgacacttGCAACGGGCCGGCGGGTGCATCGTCGGGAGGCGacaagcctgggtcattgaacagttGCCAGTAGCGTTCTGACACTACTGCGAGGCGTTCGGCGTGGGTTTCATCATGTAGGGGGTGTTCCCCCGAGGCGGGGAGCCCAGTGGTCGAGGGTCCGTCGAAGCGGATtcgctgatcgcttgacatttggatggcgccctccttctagcgccaatctattacggtaagtaactttttcagCCGTGacatcggggtcgacgcggctggttcagggctccaaatggttgggatcagacgtggctccCCTTGGGATGTTGTGGTGGCTGACGCAGGGGATCTGGCTGGAAAGTTCTGCGACGCCAAGTGGATTCAGcggcggtcgagtacctgcacacaggtcgggtt is from Musa acuminata AAA Group cultivar baxijiao chromosome BXJ1-6, Cavendish_Baxijiao_AAA, whole genome shotgun sequence and encodes:
- the LOC135677461 gene encoding uncharacterized protein LOC135677461, which encodes MSSDQRIRFDGPSTTGLPASGEHPLHDETHAERLAVVSERYWQLFNDPGLSPPDDAPAGPLQVSPEAFHDLAHQVRALTSMVQTIVPIVSQRTPPHATRPSQQRETPVRTHAPLPELPVSPRNPTTRPGSREAEDTASRPEPEAPTADSTNALRAQLRLVSQKLDEVQQEVRKSKGELGADGHQGSPFTPEIQEQAIPPHFRLPSLDAYDGAADPADHVAAFRAQMALYGTSDALMCRAFPTTLWGPARAWYSGLKPGTVASFDQLAKDFELNFLAYARPKPSMALLLGLNQKEDKPLSHFVNRFTTQIRGLSDAHPSLLMRAFMTGLWPSRFFWSLVERPPAAVPEMLQRASQFVAARLGWLGNGRITKRSSQSRPDSYNPPPPGGG